Proteins from a single region of Mucilaginibacter daejeonensis:
- a CDS encoding sensor histidine kinase: MTSIRTTLINWLKHFAAFATCLNLSSVFNFFYGPAGHSEPYRGYGQKLGHLFRYLAHKDLSAEMLVLAIALLLIELNYQYIFNRYPRWMYILTSLIGSWAVVQILYFRIHQRYQIEVPVTARLLPIISAAAYAIAYAFVRDHYDQRSMIKALDLQRTRNELNALKAQLNPHFLFNGLNYLYGTALKEDAPTTAEGIVKLSELLRYTVHGIDHDLVPLKDEIAFIHNYLDLQKARLPTNGRITVDTQISTDNGDLIIAPLLLLTYIENAFKYGISNDEECLIRLLISQQYGTLTMELTNTIVRTSTLFSTSNTVLSTAQKRLELLYPERHQLQIEHDQHLFKVKLKLDLTNSL; encoded by the coding sequence ATGACATCCATACGCACTACCCTTATCAACTGGCTTAAGCACTTTGCGGCCTTTGCCACTTGCCTCAACCTGTCGTCGGTGTTCAACTTCTTTTATGGCCCCGCCGGGCACTCCGAACCATACCGTGGTTACGGTCAAAAGCTGGGTCACCTGTTCAGATATCTGGCTCATAAAGATCTTAGCGCAGAGATGCTGGTGCTGGCCATCGCATTGCTTCTGATCGAACTGAATTATCAGTACATCTTCAACCGTTATCCACGCTGGATGTATATCCTCACCTCACTGATCGGCAGTTGGGCGGTGGTGCAGATCCTCTACTTCAGGATACATCAGCGATACCAGATCGAGGTGCCGGTGACCGCCCGGCTGTTACCCATAATTTCGGCCGCAGCTTATGCCATCGCTTATGCTTTCGTACGCGACCATTATGACCAGCGGTCAATGATCAAAGCACTTGATCTGCAACGCACCCGTAACGAACTGAATGCCCTGAAAGCACAGCTGAATCCACACTTTTTGTTCAACGGCCTTAATTACCTTTATGGCACTGCACTTAAAGAGGATGCACCGACAACGGCCGAAGGTATCGTCAAGTTATCGGAACTGTTGCGTTATACCGTGCATGGCATCGACCATGATCTGGTACCACTGAAGGATGAGATAGCGTTCATTCACAATTACCTTGACCTGCAAAAAGCGCGATTGCCGACCAATGGTAGGATAACGGTAGACACCCAGATCAGCACCGACAACGGGGACCTGATCATAGCGCCCCTCCTGTTGCTCACCTACATCGAGAACGCCTTTAAGTACGGCATTAGCAATGATGAAGAATGCTTGATACGTTTGCTGATCAGCCAGCAATATGGTACCTTGACCATGGAACTGACCAACACCATCGTGCGCACCAGCACCCTTTTCAGCACCAGCAACACAGTGCTATCCACCGCTCAAAAACGCCTTGAGCTACTGTACCCCGAACGGCATCAATTACAAATAGAACACGACCAGCACCTTTTTAAGGTGAAACTGAAGCTTGACCTTACCAACTCTTTATAG
- a CDS encoding TlpA disulfide reductase family protein, which yields MKHFLLLLTALVLSLSSIAQNNADRYILDVKLNSARPRPAKLYLAYQVDGRKIMDSATYRPDQRHYRFTGISADPTYATLVADHHNFGLPNLIKATMAGSKIDLLKFYLHAGHITLIATDSISKGHFMGSAINTDELELQARLRSITDQEWHWSMRLRTDTARKDIQLGRAKLDSLQAMRRPILKAFYEQHLNSYVGLMALTEYVGNSPKKAVIQPLFDRLSSSVRNTRSGRMYQKLMDDLITLKTGVQAPLFTQNDTAGRPVSLASFKGKYVLLDFWASWCGPCRQQNPQLVKVYNEFSKRNFAILGISLDGADGRAAWLKAIRTDGLNWTHLSDLKHWDNEVAHLYSVRAIPQNFLIGPDGVIIGHDLAPDQLRNKLQELLPLK from the coding sequence ATGAAACATTTCCTTTTGCTACTGACCGCACTTGTGCTGTCCCTCTCTTCGATCGCTCAAAATAATGCTGACCGGTATATACTCGATGTAAAATTGAATAGCGCGCGGCCACGCCCAGCCAAACTGTATCTGGCCTACCAGGTAGACGGCCGAAAGATCATGGACTCGGCTACCTACCGTCCAGACCAAAGGCATTACCGTTTTACCGGCATCAGCGCCGACCCGACCTATGCCACGCTGGTTGCCGATCACCATAACTTCGGCCTGCCGAACCTGATCAAGGCTACCATGGCCGGTAGTAAGATAGACCTGCTCAAATTTTATCTTCATGCCGGGCACATTACCCTTATCGCTACGGATAGTATCTCAAAAGGGCATTTCATGGGTTCGGCCATCAATACTGACGAACTGGAGTTACAAGCCCGGCTAAGGTCCATCACCGACCAGGAGTGGCACTGGAGCATGCGCCTGCGTACGGATACAGCACGAAAGGATATTCAACTCGGCCGGGCAAAATTAGACAGTTTGCAGGCCATGCGCCGCCCCATACTCAAGGCATTTTATGAGCAGCACCTCAACAGTTACGTCGGACTGATGGCCTTGACCGAATATGTGGGCAATTCCCCAAAAAAAGCAGTGATACAGCCACTTTTTGACCGACTATCTTCATCGGTACGCAACACCCGATCAGGCCGCATGTACCAAAAACTGATGGATGACCTGATCACACTTAAGACCGGTGTTCAAGCACCGCTATTCACGCAGAACGATACCGCTGGTCGGCCGGTGAGCCTGGCCTCGTTCAAAGGAAAATATGTATTGCTGGACTTCTGGGCCTCTTGGTGCGGCCCTTGCCGCCAGCAGAACCCACAGTTAGTGAAGGTTTATAATGAATTCAGCAAACGTAACTTTGCCATACTGGGCATCTCGCTTGATGGCGCCGATGGTCGTGCGGCATGGCTCAAAGCGATCAGGACCGACGGCCTCAACTGGACGCACCTGTCAGACCTGAAACACTGGGATAACGAAGTGGCGCACCTGTACAGTGTGCGGGCTATTCCGCAGAATTTTTTGATCGGTCCGGATGGAGTGATCATAGGCCATGACCTTGCTCCTGACCAGTTACGCAACAAATTACAGGAATTGCTACCTTTAAAGTGA
- a CDS encoding M23 family metallopeptidase, with protein MNYKQNSGFRDIFSARQIFGRVTKVKNRTHNTSRLKALVGVSFAMIATLSVTVFQLNGRSKMQAAENDRLAAQVQALQEKLSDGETKLDLISAHNDSTGNKALTYIEGIQDKLRRINSYLRKRGLNSIAFKAGESRTKDKEAHLGLYKKFDRYLDKLVDNIAGMPMGYPRISSFTSFFGHRNNPFGSEGGEFHPGIDFKGRTGDPVKCTASGRVVYSGRAGGYGNCVRIRHINGIETWYGHLSRILVHEGQSVTVGQMIGKVGSTGRSTGPHLHYEVRRNGRAVNPKQYLSLN; from the coding sequence ATGAACTATAAACAAAATTCAGGCTTTAGAGATATTTTCAGCGCCCGGCAGATCTTTGGCCGGGTAACCAAAGTAAAGAACCGGACCCATAATACCAGCCGCTTAAAAGCGCTGGTAGGTGTTTCCTTCGCCATGATCGCTACCTTGTCGGTCACGGTGTTCCAACTGAATGGCCGCAGTAAGATGCAGGCCGCAGAGAACGACCGCCTTGCCGCCCAGGTGCAGGCCTTGCAAGAGAAATTGAGCGATGGAGAGACCAAACTGGACCTTATATCGGCTCACAACGACAGCACCGGCAACAAAGCTCTCACCTACATTGAAGGTATACAGGACAAGTTGCGCCGTATCAACAGTTACTTACGCAAACGCGGACTCAACAGCATTGCCTTTAAAGCAGGCGAGAGCCGCACTAAAGACAAAGAAGCGCATCTGGGTCTATACAAAAAGTTCGATCGTTACCTGGATAAGTTGGTGGACAACATTGCCGGTATGCCTATGGGCTACCCGCGCATCAGCAGCTTTACCTCATTCTTCGGTCATCGTAATAATCCGTTCGGTAGTGAGGGCGGCGAGTTTCACCCCGGTATCGACTTTAAAGGCCGCACCGGCGATCCGGTAAAATGTACTGCCAGCGGCAGGGTGGTATACAGCGGACGTGCAGGTGGCTACGGCAACTGTGTACGTATCCGCCATATCAATGGCATCGAGACCTGGTATGGTCACCTGTCGCGCATTTTAGTGCACGAAGGACAAAGCGTGACCGTTGGGCAAATGATCGGCAAAGTTGGTTCTACCGGCCGTTCGAC
- a CDS encoding DUF6686 family protein: MCQTVILCQKGPTLISQCIECRIINIWHNNVLLYFTPDDLNTFKNFTASLEPEECSFPFPDGQDRLILRTPNKDINFCFTDAEWLQFQIALEEAEYMRSIYEMLN; encoded by the coding sequence ATGTGCCAAACCGTTATCCTGTGCCAAAAAGGCCCCACCCTGATCAGCCAGTGCATTGAATGCCGCATCATCAACATCTGGCACAACAATGTGCTGCTCTACTTCACCCCCGACGACCTTAACACTTTCAAGAACTTTACGGCCAGTTTGGAGCCAGAAGAATGCTCATTCCCGTTCCCTGACGGGCAGGACCGGCTGATCTTGCGCACACCCAATAAAGACATTAACTTTTGCTTCACTGATGCCGAGTGGCTACAATTCCAGATCGCGCTGGAAGAGGCCGAATACATGCGCTCCATCTATGAAATGCTGAACTGA
- a CDS encoding BrxA/BrxB family bacilliredoxin: MYPEYLVAPMRADLTNAGFEELKNAEEVKNAVESEGTVFVMVNSVCGCAAAMARPAAKLAVQNEKHPDKIVTVFAGMEKDAVDEARRFMLPYPPSSPAMALFKNGQLVHMIERHQIEGRPAQMIADNLIDAFDQYC; the protein is encoded by the coding sequence ATGTATCCAGAATATTTAGTTGCCCCTATGCGGGCCGATCTTACCAACGCCGGTTTTGAGGAGTTGAAGAATGCCGAAGAGGTGAAGAACGCCGTAGAAAGCGAAGGTACCGTATTTGTGATGGTGAACTCGGTTTGTGGTTGCGCAGCAGCTATGGCCCGTCCGGCTGCCAAGCTTGCCGTACAAAATGAGAAACATCCTGATAAGATCGTTACCGTATTTGCCGGTATGGAAAAGGATGCCGTTGATGAGGCTCGCCGCTTTATGCTGCCTTACCCTCCATCATCACCAGCTATGGCCCTGTTCAAAAATGGCCAGTTGGTACACATGATCGAGCGTCACCAGATCGAAGGTCGCCCGGCGCAAATGATCGCCGATAACCTGATCGACGCTTTTGACCAGTACTGCTAA
- a CDS encoding LytR/AlgR family response regulator transcription factor, protein MIAIAVDDEPIALDVITAHAKKIPGLDLRATFLSATEALAYIKTDPVHLVFADIDMPGLNGLELAALVRQSMQVIFVTAYAQHALKGFDLAATDYLLKPISFKRFLQAYRQAETRLSVRDNSSHTLLVKDSTDLVRIDLDEIQYIKAEDNYAMIITNGKPILTRTTLNELQAELPPDRFVRIHRSYIVELPKIQKVERHQVTVGGQPLPLSRALRSDLLARFTL, encoded by the coding sequence ATGATCGCCATAGCCGTTGATGACGAACCCATAGCGCTTGACGTGATCACCGCGCACGCCAAAAAGATCCCCGGTCTCGACCTGCGGGCCACCTTCCTGAGCGCGACCGAAGCTCTGGCCTATATCAAGACCGACCCGGTGCACCTCGTATTTGCCGACATTGACATGCCGGGACTGAACGGCCTTGAACTAGCGGCACTGGTACGCCAAAGCATGCAGGTCATCTTTGTGACCGCGTATGCCCAGCATGCACTTAAAGGCTTTGACCTGGCCGCCACCGACTACCTGCTTAAACCGATCAGCTTCAAGCGCTTTTTGCAGGCCTACCGCCAGGCGGAGACAAGGCTTTCGGTTCGAGATAATTCCTCTCACACCTTGTTGGTGAAGGACAGCACCGACCTGGTACGTATCGATTTGGACGAGATCCAGTATATCAAAGCTGAGGACAATTATGCTATGATCATCACCAACGGTAAACCCATCCTGACCCGTACCACTCTTAATGAACTGCAAGCCGAGTTGCCGCCCGACAGGTTCGTGCGCATCCACCGATCATACATCGTAGAATTGCCCAAGATCCAAAAGGTAGAGCGCCATCAGGTGACGGTGGGTGGCCAACCACTACCTTTATCAAGGGCCTTACGCAGCGACCTGCTGGCTCGCTTCACGCTCTGA
- a CDS encoding PAS domain-containing protein, producing MSQIPHFLQGGGKMGQLMRTTDWANTPLGPADLWPDSLKQAVSIALNSGFGMAIYWGPQFILLYNDAYSTIPGNKHPWAFGQPGAVAWAEIWDGLQNEFEGALEKGQTVRKPDALLLMHRYGYTEECYFDYNLSPIININGQIGGVFNAVVETTYKVINDRRNRILMQLLQQLDQAHTLNEALEQLTEVLDGCNKDIAFYLLYTTGDRAGRDVQDLHFIAGGGIGQIDASLLIWPYHDTMTKGQPVHIEDLDRYLPQQVPTVWGESCSEALIVPISKDEARISGYLVMGVSPRKRLDADYEQFLLTVGIHAGTMLNNGHNYELDSALQREQALNEELASANEELSATNDELNRSQQSLASLNNELEDRVRQRTKDLSESEARFKNLIQQAPVPMLVLRGDDMVFDTFNAPMLELISRDRSIRGKTLFEGMPELIGQPIVDRLYDTYRTGRDYRGYEQPVTITRNGEHLKGFYNVVYRALIENGQIAGVIQTAFDVTEQVLARRKAEESATNVRNLVMTAHYALMILTGPDMMIELANNQLATLWGKSIDEITGRRLLEVLPELEGQPFPTLLKEVYDTGIAYGQDEEAFYLDTPEGPVRKYVSFYYDPMLDTDGQVKGIIVAAEDITEKVNTRLLLEQSYLEQQSLNEELTATNEELASANDELVSINKELAQAQALLQTMVTDLAASEARVRYMLSDAPVAIGIVTGPDLVIEAANSRIMELWGKNEQVINKPLQQALPELKGQIFIDLLYEVFSTGNPHFGTDNKALLMRNGQLEECYFNFVYHPLKDSMGRVGSVMIVASEVTEQVLARTKIEHAEEQLRFSLDAARVGTWYLNTKTREFRMSERMKEIFGFEPYAAITYEDAIACVQEDHRAFVRDSINRAITTGEIYNVEHPILTHDDQKLRWVLATGKLNDDRRTGISYFSGVMTDITEQKQDEQRKNDFIGMVSHELKTPLTSLSAYVQMLQARSRTNNDTFTTGALDKVNTQVKKMTTMINGFLNVSRLESGKIHLTKQVFRLDELVSEMVEESVQMQSSHTVDLLPCPSVTVEADRDKIGSVISNLLSNAVKYSPRGKRIVVNCEVQGNEAIVSVSDEGMGIKPQDIDKLFERYYRVNSKHTQTISGFGIGLYLCAEILQRHDGRIWVQSELGVGSTFSFSLPLA from the coding sequence GTGTCACAGATCCCACATTTTTTGCAAGGTGGTGGTAAGATGGGCCAGCTCATGCGTACCACTGATTGGGCCAATACACCATTAGGCCCGGCAGATCTGTGGCCCGACAGCTTGAAACAGGCTGTCAGCATCGCGCTTAACTCGGGCTTTGGTATGGCCATTTACTGGGGTCCGCAATTCATCCTGCTTTATAACGATGCTTATAGCACCATACCGGGCAATAAACACCCCTGGGCATTTGGCCAGCCCGGTGCGGTAGCCTGGGCCGAGATATGGGACGGATTACAGAACGAATTTGAAGGTGCATTAGAGAAAGGCCAAACGGTACGCAAGCCCGATGCTTTGCTACTTATGCACCGCTATGGCTACACCGAGGAATGTTACTTTGATTATAACCTCTCGCCCATTATTAACATCAACGGCCAAATCGGCGGGGTGTTCAATGCCGTGGTGGAGACCACCTATAAGGTCATCAATGATCGGCGTAACCGCATCCTGATGCAATTGCTGCAACAGCTCGATCAGGCCCACACCCTGAACGAGGCCCTGGAGCAACTGACCGAGGTACTGGATGGCTGCAACAAGGACATTGCCTTTTACCTACTTTACACTACGGGCGACAGGGCCGGTCGTGATGTTCAGGACCTTCATTTTATTGCCGGTGGCGGCATCGGCCAGATTGATGCAAGTTTGTTGATCTGGCCGTATCATGATACCATGACCAAAGGCCAGCCCGTACATATCGAGGACCTGGACCGCTACTTACCGCAGCAGGTGCCCACCGTGTGGGGTGAATCATGTTCGGAAGCGCTGATCGTGCCCATTAGTAAGGATGAGGCTCGCATTAGTGGCTACCTCGTAATGGGAGTATCACCGCGCAAACGGCTGGATGCCGATTATGAGCAGTTCCTGCTTACGGTAGGCATACATGCCGGTACCATGCTCAACAATGGTCACAACTACGAGCTGGACAGCGCCCTGCAGCGCGAGCAGGCCCTGAACGAGGAATTGGCCAGCGCCAACGAAGAGCTCAGCGCTACCAATGATGAACTTAACCGCTCACAACAAAGCCTGGCATCGCTCAATAACGAGCTGGAGGACCGGGTAAGGCAACGCACCAAGGACCTGAGCGAAAGCGAGGCCCGCTTCAAGAACCTGATACAACAGGCCCCCGTGCCCATGCTGGTACTCCGCGGCGATGATATGGTGTTCGATACTTTTAACGCCCCTATGCTGGAGCTGATCAGCCGTGACCGTTCCATCCGAGGAAAGACCTTATTCGAGGGCATGCCCGAACTGATAGGGCAACCGATCGTTGACCGTTTGTATGATACCTATCGTACCGGTAGGGATTACCGCGGATACGAACAACCGGTCACCATTACCCGCAATGGTGAGCACCTTAAAGGATTTTATAACGTGGTGTACCGTGCCCTGATCGAGAACGGCCAGATCGCAGGTGTGATCCAGACCGCTTTTGATGTGACGGAGCAGGTACTGGCGCGTAGAAAAGCCGAGGAAAGCGCCACCAATGTACGCAACCTGGTCATGACGGCGCACTATGCACTCATGATCCTCACCGGGCCTGATATGATGATCGAGCTGGCTAACAACCAGCTGGCCACCCTGTGGGGCAAAAGCATTGACGAGATCACCGGTCGACGCTTATTGGAGGTATTGCCCGAGCTGGAAGGCCAACCGTTCCCAACGCTTTTAAAAGAAGTATATGATACCGGTATCGCCTACGGGCAGGATGAAGAGGCCTTCTACCTTGACACGCCTGAGGGGCCGGTACGCAAGTACGTGAGTTTTTACTATGACCCCATGCTAGATACCGACGGTCAGGTAAAAGGCATTATCGTGGCTGCGGAGGATATCACCGAAAAGGTGAACACCCGCCTGCTGCTCGAGCAAAGCTACCTCGAACAACAATCGCTCAATGAGGAACTGACCGCCACCAACGAAGAGCTGGCATCGGCCAATGACGAATTGGTGTCCATTAACAAGGAGTTAGCACAAGCACAAGCGTTACTACAAACAATGGTGACCGACCTGGCCGCCAGCGAGGCTCGCGTACGTTACATGTTGTCGGACGCGCCGGTGGCCATCGGTATAGTGACCGGGCCCGACCTGGTGATCGAGGCGGCCAATTCACGCATCATGGAGCTATGGGGTAAGAACGAGCAGGTGATCAACAAGCCGCTCCAGCAAGCCCTTCCCGAGCTCAAAGGACAGATCTTCATTGACCTGCTGTACGAGGTATTCAGTACCGGCAACCCTCATTTTGGTACAGATAACAAGGCATTACTAATGCGCAACGGCCAGCTGGAGGAGTGCTATTTCAACTTCGTGTATCATCCACTAAAAGACAGTATGGGCCGGGTAGGCAGTGTAATGATCGTGGCCAGCGAGGTGACCGAACAGGTATTGGCCCGCACCAAGATCGAACATGCTGAAGAACAGCTTCGTTTTTCGTTGGATGCCGCACGAGTAGGCACCTGGTACCTCAATACGAAGACCCGTGAGTTCCGCATGTCTGAACGAATGAAGGAGATATTCGGTTTTGAACCATATGCGGCCATTACCTACGAGGACGCCATAGCTTGCGTGCAGGAAGATCACCGCGCTTTTGTACGGGACTCGATAAACCGGGCCATTACCACAGGCGAGATCTACAATGTGGAACACCCGATACTGACACACGATGATCAGAAATTGCGCTGGGTACTGGCTACCGGTAAATTGAACGACGACCGCCGGACCGGCATCAGCTACTTTTCGGGCGTGATGACCGATATTACCGAACAAAAGCAGGACGAGCAGCGTAAGAACGATTTTATAGGCATGGTGAGCCATGAACTTAAAACGCCGCTTACCTCGCTCAGTGCCTATGTGCAAATGTTGCAGGCCCGCTCGCGCACTAATAATGATACGTTCACCACAGGTGCGCTGGACAAAGTGAACACCCAGGTCAAAAAAATGACCACTATGATCAACGGGTTCCTCAATGTATCGAGGCTCGAATCAGGTAAGATACACCTTACCAAACAAGTGTTCAGACTGGATGAACTGGTGAGCGAGATGGTGGAAGAATCGGTGCAGATGCAATCAAGCCATACGGTGGACCTGCTGCCCTGCCCTTCCGTGACCGTAGAAGCCGACCGCGATAAGATCGGCTCGGTGATATCCAACCTGCTCAGCAATGCTGTGAAATATTCGCCGCGTGGGAAACGCATCGTGGTCAACTGCGAGGTGCAGGGCAACGAGGCGATCGTTAGTGTGAGCGACGAAGGTATGGGTATAAAACCGCAGGATATCGATAAGCTTTTTGAACGTTACTACCGGGTGAACAGTAAGCATACCCAAACCATATCGGGCTTTGGCATTGGCCTTTACCTATGTGCTGAGATCCTTCAACGCCACGATGGCCGCATATGGGTGCAAAGCGAGCTGGGCGTCGGTTCAACGTTCTCGTTCAGTTTGCCGCTGGCGTAG
- a CDS encoding M1 family metallopeptidase — MNHSSRAALLSACMLSAATFSASAQTAPAAPENPALKIYRSTPEKINDLIHTKLDVRFDYKKRYLYGKEWVTIKPHMYPTDTLRLDAKGMDIKTVAIVKAGKNTPLKFTYDSLTLAIKLDRVYRNNENYTIYLDYTSKPDELKVEGSMAISDAKGLYFINPDSAVKGKPVQIWTQGESQSSSAWFPTIDRPNQKTTEEIYMTVPAKYVTLSNGKLVSQKKNANGTRTDYWKMDLPHSPYLFMMAVGDFKITKDTWKGKEVSYYLEPKYAPYAKTIFGYTPEVMDFYSKLLGVDYPWNKYSQIVVRDYVSGAMENTTATLHGDYVQGTARQFLDRYYNIGAGESTVVHELFHQWFGDYVTAESWSNLTVNESFADFSETLWAEHKYGKDDGDAHIHDDRRQYLNSPDAPAKDLVRFHYNDKEDMFDVVTYQKGGSILYMLRNYLGNDAFYKGLNIYLKTNAFKNGEAHQLRLALEEASGKDLNWFFNQWYFNSGHPILNVTYNWDAASKSQSVYVQQNQAGNAFNLPVAIDIYTNGKKTRHNVWLHTKADTLTFKTDAKPDLVNFDGDKMLLARKTDNKTGQEFLYQQQHAGLYLDRYEALNWAEAQRSDDATGRKIIIAALNDKYYGLRIKAIKALKLNNDDVRNAAQPILVSLAQKDPNNMVKAAALNALAGLKASGNTTLFKQALADRSYAVQGAALNGLTALDPAAGLTMAKSLEKDSEGELAQNILSIYAANGSDAEWPYVNKKYDELPVQSKFNVLRSYAGMIGRLQSSTYAQQGVETLSDLGVRYKQYGVAQPIITMLEGIKAQRTKIADDASVKAIDAAIKKLQ, encoded by the coding sequence ATGAACCATAGTTCCCGTGCGGCACTGCTTAGCGCTTGTATGCTGTCCGCCGCCACCTTTTCGGCATCAGCCCAAACAGCGCCGGCTGCCCCCGAAAACCCTGCCCTCAAGATCTACCGCTCCACTCCCGAAAAGATCAACGACCTGATCCACACCAAGCTCGACGTGAGGTTCGATTACAAGAAACGTTACCTGTACGGCAAAGAGTGGGTGACCATTAAGCCGCACATGTACCCTACCGATACGCTTCGCCTCGATGCCAAGGGTATGGACATTAAGACCGTAGCCATTGTAAAGGCAGGCAAGAACACGCCATTAAAGTTCACTTATGATAGTCTTACACTGGCCATCAAGCTTGACCGCGTTTACCGCAACAACGAGAACTATACCATCTATCTTGACTATACCTCGAAACCTGACGAACTGAAGGTTGAAGGCAGCATGGCCATCAGTGATGCTAAAGGTTTATACTTTATCAATCCTGATAGCGCCGTTAAGGGCAAACCAGTGCAGATCTGGACACAGGGCGAAAGCCAGAGCTCGTCGGCCTGGTTCCCTACCATTGACAGGCCTAACCAGAAGACCACCGAAGAGATATACATGACCGTACCGGCTAAGTATGTGACGCTGAGTAACGGCAAGCTGGTATCGCAAAAAAAGAATGCCAACGGCACCCGTACCGACTACTGGAAAATGGATCTACCACACTCGCCTTACCTATTCATGATGGCCGTGGGCGATTTCAAGATCACTAAAGACACCTGGAAAGGTAAAGAGGTGAGCTACTACCTGGAGCCTAAATATGCACCTTACGCCAAGACCATTTTTGGTTACACGCCGGAGGTGATGGACTTCTATTCGAAACTATTAGGGGTCGATTATCCGTGGAACAAGTACTCGCAGATCGTAGTACGCGACTACGTGAGCGGCGCTATGGAGAATACTACTGCCACCCTGCACGGTGATTACGTGCAAGGTACCGCCCGCCAGTTCCTTGACCGCTACTACAACATTGGTGCTGGCGAAAGCACTGTGGTGCACGAATTATTTCACCAGTGGTTCGGCGATTACGTGACCGCCGAAAGCTGGAGCAACCTGACCGTTAACGAGTCGTTCGCCGATTTTAGCGAGACCCTTTGGGCCGAGCATAAATATGGCAAGGATGATGGGGATGCGCACATTCATGATGACCGCCGCCAATACCTGAACTCGCCCGACGCCCCGGCTAAGGACCTGGTACGTTTCCACTATAATGATAAAGAGGACATGTTCGATGTGGTGACCTACCAAAAAGGTGGCTCGATCCTGTACATGCTCCGCAACTACTTAGGTAACGATGCCTTTTACAAAGGCTTGAACATTTATTTGAAGACCAACGCCTTTAAGAACGGTGAAGCTCATCAGCTTCGTTTGGCATTGGAAGAGGCCAGCGGTAAGGACCTGAACTGGTTCTTTAACCAATGGTACTTTAACTCGGGCCACCCGATCTTGAACGTTACTTACAACTGGGACGCTGCCAGCAAATCACAATCGGTGTACGTACAGCAGAACCAAGCGGGTAATGCCTTTAACCTGCCGGTAGCCATCGACATCTATACCAACGGTAAAAAGACCCGTCATAACGTTTGGTTACACACCAAGGCCGACACCCTGACCTTTAAGACCGACGCCAAACCAGACCTGGTTAACTTTGACGGTGACAAGATGCTGCTTGCCCGCAAGACCGATAACAAGACCGGCCAGGAATTCCTATACCAGCAACAACATGCCGGCCTGTACCTTGACCGTTACGAGGCGCTTAACTGGGCCGAGGCTCAACGTTCTGACGATGCCACCGGCCGTAAGATCATCATCGCAGCCCTGAACGATAAATACTACGGCTTGCGCATCAAGGCCATCAAAGCGTTGAAACTGAACAATGATGATGTGCGCAACGCTGCACAACCGATCCTGGTTAGCCTGGCACAAAAGGACCCTAACAACATGGTGAAAGCTGCGGCTTTGAACGCCCTGGCAGGTCTGAAAGCATCAGGCAACACCACCTTGTTCAAACAAGCTTTGGCCGACCGCTCGTATGCCGTACAAGGCGCAGCACTTAATGGCTTGACCGCACTTGATCCTGCTGCTGGCCTTACCATGGCCAAAAGCCTGGAAAAAGACAGCGAAGGCGAACTGGCACAGAACATATTGAGCATATATGCGGCTAACGGCTCTGATGCGGAATGGCCTTATGTGAACAAAAAATATGATGAGCTGCCTGTGCAAAGCAAATTCAACGTGTTGCGTAGTTACGCAGGCATGATAGGCCGTCTGCAAAGCTCTACCTATGCACAGCAAGGGGTCGAGACATTAAGCGATCTGGGCGTGCGCTACAAGCAATATGGCGTGGCTCAGCCGATCATTACCATGCTGGAAGGCATCAAAGCTCAACGTACCAAAATAGCCGACGATGCATCGGTAAAAGCCATCGACGCTGCTATCAAAAAGCTGCAATAA